The following nucleotide sequence is from Zea mays cultivar B73 chromosome 1, Zm-B73-REFERENCE-NAM-5.0, whole genome shotgun sequence.
gtgtctcgtgtgtttcctttgtcatgcttatgggaagggagacgggttctctagaGCTTCttacgcctctactgctgacgggagggaagggagcgaatctggtgatccgtggtaacgtagttctcaatatACATGTCACCCAAACAAAGAATCAGCATGGAGTTCTTAAAAAAGAGCATGAATCAGTGTAATCCCATGCTTGCAATATTCATATTTACCTAATATAGAATTTATTTTGATTTTTAAGTGATAAAAATATCAAAATTCTACTTTTCAATGCTATTACATACTCCAAATCTCAAGTTTATTTCAATACTAATACAAATTCCAAATCTCAAGTGTATTACAACTATATATTATGATTGGTTTTAGAAACTATTACAATTAGAGTACCAAATTTGTAATCAAAACAAAACTAAAACGCATTACAGTTTGAAATACGGAAAATTACATTATATGTAAACATAGCAATGTCATATATATTATATAGATATACGCACCATATATACCATAGTCTTATGTGAAGGGAACAAAATATACCATATAGTTCCTCTCTAAAAATAGATGGTTACTATAGATGTGTCCAACATCCAAGCAAATACCAAGTTAGCGAACCATACTAGATGCTGCCGCAAGTTCTTGCTCCAAACTGTAGCACCCAGACATCATTGGAATTGTTAAATGTTCCTCATTATAAATTGGATTGATACGTTCATGTGGGTGCTGAGCTTCTGCGCATAACAAAGGTTCCATTTCTCCACCCTTTTCAATCAAAAGATGTGTTTTATTCCGTAGCCTCTTTGTTCTTAGACATTGCAATCTCATATCTACTTCTTTCATGCTTGGTCTATGCCCTCCTTTGGATCTTAAGCATGTTTCTATAAGTGAGGAGATATCGTTAATCTCTTCTTGGTCTGCCTCTTCCACAACTTGAGAATCTATTATTTCCATGAGAGTCCCTTCCTGTAGTCCTTCAATGAAGTAATGAGATAAGTTTTGTTTGGCACCCGATTCATTGATAAAAATTGGTTTCTTTCTTGTCAAAAGTTCCACAAGTATCACTCCAAAACTATACACATCACTCTTCTCAGTTAGAGAACCAGTATAATAATACTCTGGATCTAAATAACCGAATGTTCCTTGGACAATTGTCACCACATGTGTTTCATCAAGGGATAGAGATCTTGAAGCACCAAAATCTGAAACCTTTACAGTGAAGTTGTCGTCCAAGAGTATATTAGAAGACTTCACATCTCTATGGAAAATTGGTATTGCAGCAGCTGAGTGTAGATAAGCAAGTGCTCCTGATGCTTCCGTTGCAATCCTAATTCGATCATCCCATGAGAACAAGCATTTTGTTGCAATATTTTCATGAAGAATGTCATACAAAGTGCCATTTGATATGAACTCATAGACTAGCAAGGGTACCTCATCTTCTAGGCAACAACCAAAAAGCTTCACCACATTGCGGTGAATGATTTGAGATAAAATAGCAACCTCATTGATGAACTGATCTATCTCTATTTGCTCCACTATTTTAGATTTTTTTATGGCCACGACACGCTGATCAGACAAAATCCCTTTGTAAACAGTGCCATGCCCACCATGACCTAGAACACGAGTAGCATCAAACTTGTTGGTTGCTTCCTCTAGTTCATCCAAAGTGAATATCTTTGTTTTGGTTGTAGCATTTTCATTCGATATTAGTTGCTCCAAGAGTAGACCTTGATTTTTCTTGAAGTACTCTCTTCGAATTCTCCTTTGGATGCCTTTTTTCCACTTACCAGTGAGTACAATTGCACCAAGTGCAAAACTTATGGATCCAAGACCACAAACAAGCCCAATTACAATCCCTACATCCATTAAATGAGAACATGAATATTCCATGTCTTTTAATTTGTTGCATAAAGACATGACTCACCAAAAATTAGAATACGCTGCTTAGCTGACATGACACATTTATGATTTTTTGGATCATACTCTTTCCCATGAGGGCAACTTGTACAATTGAAGCCTCCATCAAAATTGTAGCATATTCCATTGCATTTATTTGGAATAAGGCACTCATCAATATCTGTAGCAATAAGATGGTTGTAAAGGTTGGTGGGGCAACAAGTAAAGCATGCATGCATTTATTGTCGTTTCGAAAAAAGTAATACAATGTGTGATCATGTAGAACCATTGGTGATACCAGTAGTTGTCTGACCCTCTATTTATCGACAACAATAGTTATTGGATCCATTAATTCTATTTGTAAACAAAATCAGTCCTCCTTTATTATGTAATTAGTAAATAGTCAACAACCATACAAATCTATATCTAAGTTACTCGCTTTTACCCAAAATATAGTATAAAGTAAATCCTTAATTTTATTACTATTTTATCACCTCTACCATTTTCTAAGATATCATAAACTAGCCTTCCACAAATATGCATCTTATTACCTATATGTGTTATTACATAGAATAAACTAAAACAATCCCTTAAATCTGAATATACATTATCTAAATATGTTTTATGGAAAAGATGCTATAACTCCTAATACTCTGATAAATACCCATTCCTACTGCTATTGGTGTGCGTGCGTGCCTGTGTGTGCTCTAAATATGCATGcatcaacatatatatatatatatatatatatatatatatatatatatatatatatatatatatatatagacatgCATGTATCTTGATCAGGATAGAGAATATAATGCAAATCATATAGTATGGCTAAAATCAAAATTTAGCATCATGTTTATTAATACCCTCACCAGATAGATTATTGTTAGAGAAACAAGAAACCTAGCGGAAATAAGTTTACATAAAGAGAGAGGAATATAACCTGTACAGTTATTATGAAGGTATGGGTTTCCTTGGAAGCCATCGGAACACTTGCAGCGGTACCCGTCACGTATATTCCCTCGCATGACATCTTTGCATATACTGTTGTCACTTACGCACGCATATGTAGCATTATTTTGCATTGCTTTCtgacaagttatgtttgatataaCCCATTTTATTGCTGTATCCTCCTGAGAGAAATCATAATTACCATCCATAACCTCCTGGTAATTGTCATAGTTACTAGTGATGATTATTCTCTCCACATTTTTGGAGCTTGTGTCATTCAACATGTTTGTAACCATCAGAAGCCCATCATCAAGTGACAAATTGGTCACACGATACTGTGCGTACCCTCGATCAAGAATAAGAGTAGTGTCGTTAATTGTGCAGTTGAGTCGTAGGTTATCATTTGCGTAACAGCCTTCTTCGATCCCAAAAGGAAATGGAACGCTTATGTTTCCACATAATCTCGTACAGTTCCTAATACTCGGTGCCTCTGGGTTGTAATATGCTTCATATATGGTAGACAAAGAGAGGAGTTATGATTGATCCAAAGCATGGAAAAACGAGTAAAAAAGAAGCAGCAGAGAGGCACCAACCTATGCAGCCATCTTCAATATAGGGGTTGCCCTCTATTTGACCAGGGCAGAAGCAACTGTAGCCTCCTTGAGATACTACTGGTGGTAGAACGTCGTTGCAGATGCTTTCACTAGTACATGCGTAGGTATCCTTGTTCTCTTGGGACTGGGCACTCGCGCAGTTTGGTTGGTCCGTGATTGCAATGTCAAGTAGCATGCCCTGAACATTGCTTGTATTCACCCAACTTGCATAAACATCATCAGTAACAAATTCATAGTTTTGGGAAACGATAATCTTAACACTGGAGAGCGCTTCACCGAACTGTGGAATGGTACTATTGAGGCGACCTAGTTTGAGAGTGAAGCCTTGGCCGCCACGCATTGGAATGCTGCAGCAGCCTAACCCTTCACAGACACCAGAACCAGTGTTTGCGCTCTCCATGATCTCTCTGTTATCACCGAACACGTAGACGTAGACACCACATCCAACAGTGTACAGATAATTATTATCTGCATAAAAACTGACACCAGTGGCAGTAGGGGCCTCCCAAGACTTGGTGTAGGTGTCGACGCCTGCGTTCATGGTGACGTTGAACCCAACAGCTGAAGCTAAAACCGCACTGTTGCCGACATATAGAGAAGTCACCTGGATCGAGCTGTTCCCCGACACGAAGAAGAGCCTGGGAGAAGGAGCTGTTTGATCGCAGGTGAGCTCGAAGCCTTGACGGAAGCAGCCCAGCCCTATCCCGAACGGGTACGAGATTTCGACATCCCCGCAGCGAGAGGGGCACGGCGACAGGGAGGCCTTGGTCCCGGTGCCGGCGGCAGCATGGACCTTGGCCGGCGCTCGCGCCATGGCGGCCAAACACACAAGCACAACGCATGTGCGAACTAGCAGCACTGCAGTGGAGCACATCGCTGCAGGTCTTGTTTATGGAGACAGAAGATAGTGTGCTTTCCTGTGTGCTGTGAGTGTCTACATATACTAGTTTAATTAATTTATGCTGAGAGACTGTAACAGCTAGCGCGCGCCAGAAGAAAACAAAAAAACAATAAAAAATCTCACGGCAAGCTAGCATTCTGCTAGCTAGTGGAAGGAGAAGGACGACTTGGACTTGGACTTGGACTTGGACTTGGAGGGCAAAAGTAGCATCTGATGTTACTAGGGATGAAAatggtcggtaaacactaaaaccattaccgttttcatattttttatcggaaacgaaatcgaaaacggtaactccagaaacggaaacgatatcggtatttcgaaaacatcggaaacgaaagttcggtacggaaaatacaccggtaacggtcgaaatctaaaatacgatcggtaaacatatcaaacttcataatacaaaaaagttgacaaaagatcataaaaaccacaagttcacaattcatgatataacaagttcacaatataacaagttcacaaggatcacaaatttataatataaaaagtttacaaagataacaagttcacagtataacaagttcataaagatcacaagttcacagactcaaagttcacaattcacaatatccactcgatttagctgacatgacatgcttactcatgaaatattttttcctcacataaagagtttttcacagcctcacaggaaagccctaaaatctagtgtgtggaaaagacagactgtcggctctctatcattatatattactaatataTAACATGTGCATAGAAAAGGGTGGATTCATTTGAGAGACCAAATGATTAATCTCAACtccttccaacaccatctatcccAAAATAAATCTTAAAAcgtccaaaaaatacaaaaataagtaattcTTATCCAGAGACGTACAAATGATGCGAAAAAATAacatgctggaaaattccgagacacaattccggaaatttccgagacacaaatccggtaatttctGACAAATACCGATAACCGAAGGAAACAGTCGGTAAAACACAACGCCGATTCCGataccgattccgatagaaaattccaaaaaccgattccgttttcgaaaaataccgttaccggtgaatccgatcgaaaattttcgaaatcggtttccggaattcCAAAAATTCCGAAACTGTTTTCATCCCTAGATGTTACTGTCGTCGCTGCGGCCAACAAGACTTGCCAAATCAGACGTAGCTAGACTGTGGTGTGGAGTATTCTCCTCCTGTTTTTTCTTTGATGGAAACAACGAGTGGAGACTGGAGAACTTatgatgtgtttggtttgtggagtcactctatgcttcatgaggtgatgcatcataagttcattccattaattttggtggaatcaactcactcctaatgtatatactaattattagcttatgaggaataTGGTGGTGATGAATCAACTCATTTTATtctacaaaccaaataaaaaagtgaggagtgagaagaagatggatcactttattcctcaaaccaaacacactcttaTATCACGGGGAGACTAGAGAGACCACCGCCATGCATGCTCAAAATTAGTGGAGCTTGATCGGTGTTAAGTCTTCTCACAAGTTACCATCCGACATGTTAGACCAAGCGAATTTTGAAGTGTGCACGGTGTTTTTTTTCCTTGAAAGCGATATCTGAGAAAAAAAATTAATATTTGACTATAACCGTGATCTCTCGATGCTTCCGAACTCAAATCAGTTGGACGAAGTCTACTCCTAGTAACTATCATTGACCAATTATTCTACTTAAATGCCACTTGATAGATGTGACCACTCCTATCATGTACAGTTGTTTGATTTTTGCCGAGGCCAGATTCAGGTAGCCTTTAATTCGTTGAGGAGTTTGATAAAGCCAGTGTTCAGATCTCTCGTAAAATTTCTTATCCTTTGTCTTGATAGGCTCGTGATTGCCAATCCCGTCTAACCCGTCTATGTTCTTATACCAAGAACAGATCAACTGAAGATATGTTAACTGCTATTTGGCCTTGGAGAGACATAAAGAGCCATTTCAATCAAGTTTTCTATCGTCAATAAAGCTGGTTGGAAAATATTTCTAGCTCATGAGTTGCACAACCTACCCATGCATCATCATGAAATGGCTCGAAAACAAACTTCGATTTTTCCCCTTTTGTAGCGAGTTGCGACCATCCCAGGACAGCACAGCTTAAACTAGATCAGAAAAACCTCGCGGTAACTGAAATCAACGACCGCTTTGCTAACACACCCACCGTAGTTTTAATAAACGGGGAGAGAGACtgagtgagtgagagagagagtggaGGCGTTACCGTAGTGAGGATGACCTCGAGCTTGCGGTAGCGGAGGCCATGGGCGGAGAAGAGAAAGGGGCTAGCGGTGAGGCTCTGGCGCTGCAGGCGGAGGGCAGCGGCCATGCCGACAGCGTGTTCCGCACACCAGCGGTCGCTCGCTCCCTCGGACGTCGCTGCTCAGTCACCATGGCTCGTCGTTGCGGATCCAACGGTAGCCCAACCAAAGTCACGTGACAGACCAATTTGGACAGCCCATTGCAGCCCACAGCGGAGTGCGCAAAAACTGTGGCATCCGTTCATGCATGATGCATCTATGAGTAC
It contains:
- the LOC103641905 gene encoding wall-associated receptor kinase 2 isoform X1 is translated as MLACREIFYCFFVFFWRALAVTVSQHKLIKLVYVDTHSTQESTLSSVSINKTCSDVLHCSAASSHMRCACVFGRHGASAGQGPCCRRHRDQGLPVAVPLSLRGCRNLVPVRDRAGLLPSRLRAHLRSNSSFSQALLRVGEQLDPGVDTYTKSWEAPTATGVSFYADNNYLYTVGCGVYVYVFGDNREIMESANTGSGVCEGLGCCSIPMRGGQGFTLKLGRLNSTIPQFGEALSSVKIIVSQNYEFVTDDVYASWVNTSNVQGMLLDIAITDQPNCASAQSQENKDTYACTSESICNDVLPPVVSQGGYSCFCPGQIEGNPYIEDGCIAYYNPEAPSIRNCTRLCGNISVPFPFGIEEGCYANDNLRLNCTINDTTLILDRGYAQYRVTNLSLDDGLLMVTNMLNDTSSKNVERIIITSNYDNYQEVMDGNYDFSQEDTAIKWVISNITCQKAMQNNATYACVSDNSICKDVMRGNIRDGYRCKCSDGFQGNPYLHNNCTDIDECLIPNKCNGICYNFDGGFNCTSCPHGKEYDPKNHKCVMSAKQRILIFGIVIGLVCGLGSISFALGAIVLTGKWKKGIQRRIRREYFKKNQGLLLEQLISNENATTKTKIFTLDELEEATNKFDATRVLGHGGHGTVYKGILSDQRVVAIKKSKIVEQIEIDQFINEVAILSQIIHRNVVKLFGCCLEDEVPLLVYEFISNGTLYDILHENIATKCLFSWDDRIRIATEASGALAYLHSAAAIPIFHRDVKSSNILLDDNFTVKVSDFGASRSLSLDETHVVTIVQGTFGYLDPEYYYTGSLTEKSDVYSFGVILVELLTRKKPIFINESGAKQNLSHYFIEGLQEGTLMEIIDSQVVEEADQEEINDISSLIETCLRSKGGHRPSMKEVDMRLQCLRTKRLRNKTHLLIEKGGEMEPLLCAEAQHPHERINPIYNEEHLTIPMMSGCYSLEQELAAASSMVR
- the LOC103641905 gene encoding wall-associated receptor kinase 5 isoform X2 is translated as MCSTAVLLVRTCVVLVCLAAMARAPAKVHAAAGTGTKASLSPCPSRCGDVEISYPFGIGLGCFRQGFELTCDQTAPSPRLFFVSGNSSIQVTSLYVGNSAVLASAVGFNVTMNAGVDTYTKSWEAPTATGVSFYADNNYLYTVGCGVYVYVFGDNREIMESANTGSGVCEGLGCCSIPMRGGQGFTLKLGRLNSTIPQFGEALSSVKIIVSQNYEFVTDDVYASWVNTSNVQGMLLDIAITDQPNCASAQSQENKDTYACTSESICNDVLPPVVSQGGYSCFCPGQIEGNPYIEDGCIAYYNPEAPSIRNCTRLCGNISVPFPFGIEEGCYANDNLRLNCTINDTTLILDRGYAQYRVTNLSLDDGLLMVTNMLNDTSSKNVERIIITSNYDNYQEVMDGNYDFSQEDTAIKWVISNITCQKAMQNNATYACVSDNSICKDVMRGNIRDGYRCKCSDGFQGNPYLHNNCTDIDECLIPNKCNGICYNFDGGFNCTSCPHGKEYDPKNHKCVMSAKQRILIFGIVIGLVCGLGSISFALGAIVLTGKWKKGIQRRIRREYFKKNQGLLLEQLISNENATTKTKIFTLDELEEATNKFDATRVLGHGGHGTVYKGILSDQRVVAIKKSKIVEQIEIDQFINEVAILSQIIHRNVVKLFGCCLEDEVPLLVYEFISNGTLYDILHENIATKCLFSWDDRIRIATEASGALAYLHSAAAIPIFHRDVKSSNILLDDNFTVKVSDFGASRSLSLDETHVVTIVQGTFGYLDPEYYYTGSLTEKSDVYSFGVILVELLTRKKPIFINESGAKQNLSHYFIEGLQEGTLMEIIDSQVVEEADQEEINDISSLIETCLRSKGGHRPSMKEVDMRLQCLRTKRLRNKTHLLIEKGGEMEPLLCAEAQHPHERINPIYNEEHLTIPMMSGCYSLEQELAAASSMVR